From the Perca flavescens isolate YP-PL-M2 chromosome 21, PFLA_1.0, whole genome shotgun sequence genome, one window contains:
- the cdc42ep1a gene encoding cdc42 effector protein 1 isoform X2 produces MNLQEKLSGLKGLVSHSHSKRRFKGDLTLDMISPPLGDFRHTMHVGRGGDVFGDTSFLSNHGGTANGNNGETDSISSPDNKIGAFFSRTIRQIRRGSDNRPTGGPKDLSPPPPVVSPIIKNAISLPRLDVDMPNGSPTAKVLFPSSQSTPEEKKSSYGLESGFVTLPRLSRSERQQPSISLPTSCSPNIHRGSLTDPTDAILSTCSASIVTSDPKPTYTAYSDSLPSLTSLDTFTFDLGPSLMSEVFGLIDGHPGEHGNAWEGEEAGSACGLTNEGSEMDSATISYVDSLLREDCGGRKSPHGAEWEEEEGMEVNGVGLSVKVADVAMGSPERVRFGMGMESERFQSATDVLARHYGVSHLKGQSRMEGADSMMMIIGQPKNKMSYSYMDDEDEIKV; encoded by the exons ATGAATCTTCAGGAAAAGCTGTCAGGCCTCAAAGGTCTGGTCTCACACTCCCACAGCAAGCGCCGCTTTAAAGGCGACCTCACGCTGGACATGATCAGCCCTCCTCTGGGTGACTTTCGCCACACCATGCACGTGGGCCGTGGCGGCGATGTGTTCGGGGACACCTCCTTCCTTAGCAACCATGGCGGCACAGCCAATGGGAACAACGGGGAAACGGATTCTATCTCCTCCCCTGACAACAAGATCGGTGCGTTCTTCTCCAGGACGATCCGTCAAATCCGAAGGGGGTCTGACAACCGACCCACGGGAGGACCCAAGGATCTGTCGCCGCCGCCTCCCGTCGTTTCACCCATCATCAAGAACGCCATCTCCCTCCCCAGGCTGGATGTGGATATGCCCAATGGGAGTCCTACTGCTAAAGTGCTCTTCCCCAGTTCTCAAAGCACaccagaggagaagaaaagctCTTATG GTCTGGAGTCTGGATTCGTCACTCTGCCTCGCCTCTCTCGCTCTGAGCGCCAGCAGCCTTCCATCTCCCTCCCCACGTCCTGCTCCCCGAACATCCACCGCGGCTCTCTGACCGACCCTACTGACGCCATCTTATCCACCTGCTCCGCCTCCattgtgacctctgaccccaagCCCACCTACACCGCGTACTCTGACTCCCTTCCCTCCCTCACCTCTTTGGACACCTTTACCTTTGACCTCGGGCCCTCCCTCATGAGCGAGGTGTTTGGCCTGATTGACGGCCACCCGGGGGAGCATGGCAACGCctgggagggagaggaggcgGGGTCAGCGTGTGGGTTGACCAATGAGGGATCAGAGATGGACTCGGCTACTATCTCATACGTGGATTCCCTGCTGAGGGAGGACTGCGGGGGCAGGAAGAGCCCCCATGGGGCCgaatgggaggaggaggaagggatgGAGGTGAACGGAGTCGGGCTTTCCGTTAAAGTAGCTGATGTGGCGATGGGGTCTCCTGAACGAGTGCGGTTCGGGATGGGGATGGAGAGCGAGCGGTTCCAGAGTGCTACAGATGTGCTCGCGCGCCACTATGGCGTCAGCCACTTAAAGGGACAGAGCAGGATGGAGGGGGCCGATTCAATGATGATGATCATCGGCCAGCCCAAGAACAAAATGTCCTACAGTTACATGGACGACGAGGATGAAATTAAAGTCTGA
- the cdc42ep1a gene encoding cdc42 effector protein 1 isoform X1: protein MNLQEKLSGLKGLVSHSHSKRRFKGDLTLDMISPPLGDFRHTMHVGRGGDVFGDTSFLSNHGGTANGNNGETDSISSPDNKIGAFFSRTIRQIRRGSDNRPTGGPKDLSPPPPVVSPIIKNAISLPRLDVDMPNGSPTAKVLFPSSQSTPEEKKSSYGDYGLESGFVTLPRLSRSERQQPSISLPTSCSPNIHRGSLTDPTDAILSTCSASIVTSDPKPTYTAYSDSLPSLTSLDTFTFDLGPSLMSEVFGLIDGHPGEHGNAWEGEEAGSACGLTNEGSEMDSATISYVDSLLREDCGGRKSPHGAEWEEEEGMEVNGVGLSVKVADVAMGSPERVRFGMGMESERFQSATDVLARHYGVSHLKGQSRMEGADSMMMIIGQPKNKMSYSYMDDEDEIKV, encoded by the exons ATGAATCTTCAGGAAAAGCTGTCAGGCCTCAAAGGTCTGGTCTCACACTCCCACAGCAAGCGCCGCTTTAAAGGCGACCTCACGCTGGACATGATCAGCCCTCCTCTGGGTGACTTTCGCCACACCATGCACGTGGGCCGTGGCGGCGATGTGTTCGGGGACACCTCCTTCCTTAGCAACCATGGCGGCACAGCCAATGGGAACAACGGGGAAACGGATTCTATCTCCTCCCCTGACAACAAGATCGGTGCGTTCTTCTCCAGGACGATCCGTCAAATCCGAAGGGGGTCTGACAACCGACCCACGGGAGGACCCAAGGATCTGTCGCCGCCGCCTCCCGTCGTTTCACCCATCATCAAGAACGCCATCTCCCTCCCCAGGCTGGATGTGGATATGCCCAATGGGAGTCCTACTGCTAAAGTGCTCTTCCCCAGTTCTCAAAGCACaccagaggagaagaaaagctCTTATGGTGATTatg GTCTGGAGTCTGGATTCGTCACTCTGCCTCGCCTCTCTCGCTCTGAGCGCCAGCAGCCTTCCATCTCCCTCCCCACGTCCTGCTCCCCGAACATCCACCGCGGCTCTCTGACCGACCCTACTGACGCCATCTTATCCACCTGCTCCGCCTCCattgtgacctctgaccccaagCCCACCTACACCGCGTACTCTGACTCCCTTCCCTCCCTCACCTCTTTGGACACCTTTACCTTTGACCTCGGGCCCTCCCTCATGAGCGAGGTGTTTGGCCTGATTGACGGCCACCCGGGGGAGCATGGCAACGCctgggagggagaggaggcgGGGTCAGCGTGTGGGTTGACCAATGAGGGATCAGAGATGGACTCGGCTACTATCTCATACGTGGATTCCCTGCTGAGGGAGGACTGCGGGGGCAGGAAGAGCCCCCATGGGGCCgaatgggaggaggaggaagggatgGAGGTGAACGGAGTCGGGCTTTCCGTTAAAGTAGCTGATGTGGCGATGGGGTCTCCTGAACGAGTGCGGTTCGGGATGGGGATGGAGAGCGAGCGGTTCCAGAGTGCTACAGATGTGCTCGCGCGCCACTATGGCGTCAGCCACTTAAAGGGACAGAGCAGGATGGAGGGGGCCGATTCAATGATGATGATCATCGGCCAGCCCAAGAACAAAATGTCCTACAGTTACATGGACGACGAGGATGAAATTAAAGTCTGA